GATCACCGGGCCCAGCGCCCCGGCCTGGCGCAGCGCCGGCGGCTCGTCGTTCACCACGGCCTGGAGGCTGGATATCGGCGAGGTGCGGCGGAACGGCGAGCGCGCCTCCACCGCCGTGAACAGGGTGGCGCCCAGCGACCACAGGTCGGAGGCCGGGTCCGGGGAGCCGCCGGTCACCCGCTCGGGCGCCAGGTAGTCGATGGAGCCGACGATCTCACCGGTGCGCGTGATCGACGAATCGCCCTCGATCGCGGCGATCCCGAAGTCCGTGAGCAGCACCCGGCCGTCCTTGGCCAGCAGCACGTTGCCCGGCTTCACGTCCCGGTGCAGCACCCCCACCGCGTGCGCGGCGCGCAGGGCGCCCAGCACGTGCAGCCCGATCCTGGCCGCCTCGCGGGGCTCGATCCGCCCGGCCTCCTTGGCCGCGTCGGCCAGGGAGGGCCCGTCGATGTACTCCATGACGATCCACGGCCGGTCGTCGTGCTCCAGCACGTCGTGGACGGTGACGACCGCCGGGTGCTGGATGCGGGCCGCCGCCCGGGCCTCCTTCTGCGTCCGGGCGTGCATGACGTCCCGGTCGGCCTGGGCCACGTACAGGCCCGCCGTCAGCTCCTTGACGGCGACGATCCTGTGCAGCAACTCGTCATGCGCGCGCCACACCTTGCCCATGCCGCCCCGGCCTATCGGCTCGACGAGCCGGTACCGGCCCGCCAGCACGGCGCCCCCACCTGTCTGCTGTTCCACGAAACCCCGCCGCTCTCTGCACTTCAGGCCAGATTACGGAGCCCACGGGCGCTGCCGGAACCGCCCGGGCGCCGAAAGGCCGCACTGTGACGCAATCGCCGTACTGATCGATCCTCAGCACGGGGTCAACCGCCCGACTTGTAACTGGCCGTGGCCTTTTCGAAGACCTCGGTGACCTTGCCCTGTTCGTCCTCGGGCCCGGTCACCATGACGACGTGGTAGGTGCCGCCCAAGGCGACAACGAAGTTGCGCGCGAAGACGTTCCGTCCGGTGCCGTCGATCCACGTGTACCGCCCGGTGGCCCGCAGTTGCTGGCCCACCTTGGTCGACTTCACGTCGCCGACCGTCGACCAGGTGGAGGTGCGGTACGGCGTCAGCTCCTGCTCCTTGTCCTTCTGGTAGGCCGCCGGATCCGGATTGCCCTCGACCCGGTCCCGGCCGGGGACCACCGTCAGCGTGAACTGGCCCCCGGTGTAGCGCACCTGGCCCGCCTCGTTGATGCCCCGGCGCTCCCAGCCCTCCGGCACCGCGATCTCGAAGTGCTCCGGGTCCTGCTGGGTGGTGTAGCCGGCCGGCGCCGGGGCGGGCGCGGGCGCGGAGGCCTCCGGGGGCGGGGTGGTCGTCTGCGGGGCCGGCTTGGACTCCGGAGTGCCGGTGGGGACTTGGGACGGGCTCTGCCGCGCCGGCCCCTCCGCGCTGCCGCCCGGCGCCTGCGGATCCGCGGAGCGGGGCAGGAACAGCATCGCGTACGCCACCGCCCCGGCCAGCAGCACCAGGACGCCGACCAGCAGCAGCCGGCCGAGCGCGAGGGGCTTGCGGGGGGCGGCCGGGTTGCGGTGGCGCCCGTGCAGGTCGCCGCGGCGGCGCACCACGGGCAGCCGGGCCGGGTCCGCCTCGGCCATCGGGAGCACGCCGAACCCGGCGTCCGGCTCGGGCGCGGACCGCACGAGCGAACGCAGCCAGCCCCGCAGCTCCTCGAAGTCGGGCCGCTCGGTCGGGTCCTGACGCAGCAGCGACTCCACGACCGGCCGCAGTGCGCCGCACTCCTCCGCGAAGGCCGGGGGCTCGGCGCACACCATCTCGACGAGCTCGCCGACGCTGTCCTCCGGGTACGGGGCGTGGCCCTGGACCGCCCGGTAGAGGAGGGCGCCCAGCGCCCACAGGTCGGTGGCCGGGCCGACCGGGGCGGCCAGCTGCCAGTGCCCGTGGACGGGCCCGGCCTGTTCGGGGGCCCAGCGTTCGGTGACGGCGCCCACGACGGCCATCCGCGTCTGGCGGGCCCGCTCGGCGTCCAGGCCGGTGCGCGGCCCGTCCCAGCCGTCGGCGGGAGCGGCGGGAGCGGCGGGAGCGGCCGGGGCCGGCTGGGCCGGGGGCTCGGGGGCGGTCGGGCGCGGCTGCGGGCGGACCGGTTCGGAGGGACCGGCGCCGGGGCCGGGGCCGTACGGGGCTTCGGCCTGCCGGTATCCCTGCGGCAGGGCCAGCTGCGCGGGCAGCGCGGCCCGCGACTCCGGCGGCTGCGGCTGCGGCTGCGGCTCGGTGTACGGATCGGTGTACGGGCGGGCATGGGGGCTCGGGTGCGGGCCCGGGTCCGGAGCCGGGTCCGCGGGGGGTGTCGGACCGGCCGGGGCCGGGTCCCGGCGGGCACCGTCCTGCGGGGCCGGGCGCGCGGGCGGCAGGGAGTGGGGCTCAGGGGCGGGCGGCAGGGCGGGCTGGCGGCGCGGGGTGGCGCCGTGCCAGGCGGCGGGGGCGTCTCCTTCCGGGCCGCCGTACGGGTACGAGTACCCCTGCGGCAGGTTCGATCCCTCGGGCCGCGGCTCCGCCACGGCCTTGCGCTGCTCGGTGACCCGGGCGGCGGCCGCCTGGGCACCGGCGCGGTAGGCGGCGATGGCTCCGGCCCGAGCGGCGGCCTTCAGGTCGGGCCGCTCGGCACGGTCCGGCCGGTCCTCCGGGCGCCCGGGGGTGATGTGGTCGGTGTAGCGCGGCCCGGTGTCGTACCCCGGGGCCACCAGCGGCGCGTACCCGGTCTCGGGCGCCCGGGGCCGCTGCGGGGGCCGGCCGGGCTCGGGCTGGCCGGGCCCGGGGTGGTGGAACGGGGGGCCGGCGTGGGGCCCGGCGCCGGGGGCCGGTTCCGGGCTCCCCGCGCCGAAGGCCGCCGGCTCCAGCCCGGTACCGGGAGCCGCACCCGGGGCCGGGCGTCGCTCCAGCCCCGTACCCGCGGTCCCGCCCGGGTCCGGGGCGTAGGGGCCCGGCCCGTACGGGGGCCCGCCCGCGGCCGGGGCGCCGGCCGCCGGGCCCGCGCCCCCCGGACTGCCGGGAGCCGGGGTGTGCGGGGTCGGGGCGTGCGGGGCGGGGGCGTGCGGGGCTCCGGCGTCCCACCCCGTCTCCTCGCCGGCCGGGGGACGCGGGACGGGGTCGTAGCCGCACAGGGCCTCCTCCGCCGCGCCCGCCGCCAGCCCGGTCAGCACGATCCGGCCGTCGTCGCAGACCAGGACCGTGCGGACGGTGATGTTGCGGTGGGTCCAGCCCTGCGCGTGCAGCACGCGCAGCGCGGTCAGCACGTCCGAGGCCACCTCGGCCGCCCGGTAGGGGCTCAGCGGCGCGTCGGCGATGAGTGCGGCCAGCGGCCTGGCCGGGACCAGTTCGCTCACTATCCACAGCGAACCGTCCTCGGCGAACACGTCGAAGACCTGGTCCAGCCGCGGATGGTCCGCGACCGCTGCCGCCGCCTGGGCCGCCTCGATGGCGCGCCGCACCGCCGGCAGGTCGCCCGCGGGCGTCGAACGGGCCGTGGTGCGGCGCCCGTCGAGCGTCTCCGCGTCCACGACCTCCGGCAACGGCACCTGCCGGACCAGCACTTCCTGCCCGCTGCGCGTGTCGAAGGCCCGGGTCTCGACCAGTTCGTACGCGTCGGACGGCGGTACCGGCAGACGGTAGCGGTGGGCCAGGATCCGGCCCGCGTACTCCTCCACCATCGCCTCCCCCGAGTGCGTCAGGTCCCTCGTGGCCCCGCTGACACGATACGACGCGCAGGGCGCCCGCGTCCCGGGGTCAGCCCAGCGGCTGGAACGTCTCGAAGGCCGTGGTGCGCATCTGCGTGCACTCGGCGCCGTCCCACTGGTCGGCCGCGCAGCTGATCATGATCGCGTAGCCGTGTGCGTCGTCCAGCTTGAAGCCGCGGTTGAGCACCCTGACCTTGACGCCCTTCTGCTCCCGCTCGAACTCCCAGTCCGCGACGGTCGGGTAGCCGCGGTAATCCACCGTGTCGACCCGGATGGTCCGGTAGTTCGTGCTGCTGGCCGCGGTGCCCGCGACCGAGGCGAGCCAGGCGGCCTTGGCGTTGTTGCCGGGACTGCCGGTGTGGTCCACCTGGATGCGCGGGAAGCCGCCGTCACGGCTGTATATCCCGCCGGAGTTCTCCCCCGCCGTTGCCGTCTGCTTGAAGCCCTCGGGCATCGCCATGGTGAAGTGGAACCCCGGGTTGCTCACCAGTGCGTAGCCCGCGGGCAGGGCCCCGCCCCCGGCGCCCGGGTCGCTGCCCTGGCCTTGGCCCTGTCCCTGGGTCTGTCCCTGTCCCTGGCCGCCGTCGGCGCCGGGCGTCTGCTGGCCGGCGCCGCCCTGCTGCCCCGTTCCGGACGGGGGCTGCGCGGGCGACTCGGCCGTCCCCTGCGGAGTCCCCTGCGGGCTTCCGCCGGGGCTCTGGCCGCCGGACGCGGCCGGGGTCGGCTTGCCGGCGCCCTTGCCCTCGTCCGTACGGCCGCCCTTGTCGTCGCCGCCGACCAGGAAGGCGATCAGGGAGCCGATCGCCGCGAGCACGACGACCACGGCGACGATCGCGAGCACGATGGTGCGGCGCTGCATGACGTCGGTGAGCGGAGCCGCGACGGGCGACGGCTTCGGCTTCGACTCAGGGGCCTTCGCCGGTGCCTCGGCGGCCGTGGCCGCGGCCGCCGCGACGGCCGCCGCCTTGCGGGCCGACTTCAGCGCTGCGCGGGCCCGTTCGCGCTGCTCGCGCTCGCGCCGCTCGCGCTCCTTCTTCGCCGCCTTCTCGGCGGTCTTCTCCGCCTTCTCGGCCGCGGCCTTCTCAGCGGCTTCCTTGGCATCGGCCAGCGAGATCTGCCGGGTCTGCTCTGCGGTCGGCGCGGCCGCGGGGGCCGGCGGCGGCTCGGGGGCGTCGATCACCGCGGTGAGCATCGCCCGCGCGCGGACGTCGTCGAGCCGCTGGGCCGGGTCCTTGGCGAGCAGGCCGTAGATCACATCGGTGAGCGGTCCCGCGTTCCCCGGCGGATCGACCGGCTCGGTCATGACCGCGGTGAGGGTGGCGAGCGCCGAACCCTTGTCGTACGGGGGCACTCCCTCGACCGACGCGTACAGCAGACCGCCGAGGGACCACATGTCGGCGGGCGGCCCGGGCTTCTGGCCGCGGGCCCGCTCCGGGGAGATGTACGAGGGGGCGCCGACGAGCATGCCGGTGGAGGTGACGGAGGGGTCGCCCTCGACCTGCGCGATGCCGAAGTCGGTGAGGACCACGCGGCCGTTGCCGGCGATGAGCACGTTGGACGGCTTCACGTCCCGGTGCAGGATGCCCTGGCCGTGCGCGGCCCGGAGCACGTCGAGGACGGCCAGTCCGACCTCGGCGGCGCGACGGGGCGTCAGCGGGCCGTTCTCGCGGACGAACTCGGCGAGGGAGGGGCCCTCGATGAGCTCCATGACGATCCACGGGCGGGCGTCCTCGTCCACCACGTCGTAGACCGTGACGGCGCCGCCGCTGCGGATCCGGGCGATGGCCTTGGCCTCGCGGAGGGTACGGGTGATCAGCCGGCGCTTCTCGTCCTCGTCGACCCCGGTGCTGAAGCGGAGTTCCTTGACGGCGACGGTCCGTCCCAGGGTCTCGTCCTCGGCGCGCCAGACGGTGCCCATGCCGCCCTTGCCGAGCACCTCGCCCAGCCGGTAGCGGCCGGCGAGCAGCCGCCCCTCGTCGGCGGGCTTGGCGTCCTCGGGCGCCGCCGGGCCCTTGCCGGCGGGCTTCGACCCGCCGACCGCCTCCTTCGCGGACCGGGCCCTGGCCGCCCCGGGGGCGTCCTTGCCCGACGCCCGGCCGGCGCCCGGCTCGCTCCCGGGCCTCGCCCCCGCGGGCGGCGCGTCCTCGACCGGCGCCGCGCCCGCGGCCCCTTCCGCCCCGGCCTGCGCCACGGCCGGTATCTCCTTCGTCAGCCCCTTCGCCCCCGCGGCAGCGCCCTTCCCGGAAGACCCGCCCCCGGACACGTCCTTCACCGGAGCCTTCCCACCCGACACGCCCCGCCCCGGCACCGCATCCTCGGGCACGTCCTTGGCCGCAGCCTTCCCGCCTGACGCCTCTCGCGCCGTCGCCCCGTCCTCGGGCGCGCCCTTGGCCGGGGGCTTCTCCACGGGCTCTTCCGCCTGCGGCTCGCCCGTCTCCGGCGGGTGCTTCACCGTCGCCCCGTCCTCGGGCGCGTGCTCCGCCGGCGGCTGGCCCGCGGCCCCGGACCGCACCTGCGCGGCCGGCTTCGGCCCGGGTGCGGCGGCGGCGTCCTCGGACGCGGTCACCTCGTCGGCGCCGGCCGCGGCCTCGGGCCCGGCCGGGTCGGCGGCGCGCTCCGCGCCCGACCCCGCGTCAGTTCCCCCGTCACCCGCGGCGTTCGCCGCGTCGGCCGAAGCTCCGTCGTCGTGCTGCGCCGCAGGCGTCACGGCATCCTCCACCACGGGCTTCGCCGCAGGCGACCCGGCAAGCGCCCCGTCGGTGTGCTCCGGCTTCGACATGCGTCCCCTCTGCGATCGTGCCGCCCGCCCCAGCAGCGCCGGCGGCTCAGGCAGCGCCGGCGGCGCCGGCTGGCCCGGCAGCGGCCGGGGTCCGCGGTAACCCGCCCCGGCAGGCCCCTCATTGTTCCTCACTCCGCAACGGACGGACCCCCCGGGTCCGCGGTTCCCCCTTCCGGATAGCGGAGTTACAACGGAACGATGTCGGGCGCCCCCAGCCGGGCGGCGTCCGCCGTCTGGTCGTCCGGCTGGCGCTGCGACTCCCGCTCCGCCTGCACCCGCTTCTCGTAGTGCTCCACTTCCTTCTCGATCTGCTGTTCGTCCCACCCCAGCACCGGCGCCATCAGCTCCGCGCACTCGCGCGCCGACCGCGTGCCCCGGTCGAAGGTCTCGATCGAGATGCGCGTCCGCCGCGTCAGGACGTCGTCCAGGTGCCGCGCCCCCTCGTGCGAGGCGGCGTAGACGATCTCGGCGCGCAGGTAGTCCTCGGCGCCGGTCACCGGCTCGCCCAGCCCCGGGTCGCCGGCGATCAGGTCCAGCAGTTCCTCCGTCAGGGACCCGAAGCGGTTCAGCAGGTGCTCCACCCGCACCACGTGCAGCCCCGTCCGGGCGGCGATCCGGGCCCGCCCGTTCCACAGCGCCCGGTACCCCTCCGCGCCCACCAGCGGCACGTCCTCCGTCACGCACTGCGCGACCCGCTGGTCCAGCCCGTGCACCGCCTCGTCGACGGCGTCCTTGGCCATCACCCGGTACGTCGTGTACTTGCCGCCCGCGACGACCACCAGCCCCGGCACCGGGTGGGCGACCGTGTGCTCCCGCGAGAGCTTGCTCGTCGCGTCCGACTCGCCGGCCAGCAGCGGCCGCAGCCCCGCGTACACGCCCTGCACGTCGTCGCGGGTCAGCGGCACGGACAGCACCGAGTTCACGTGCTCCAGCAGGTAGTCGATGTCCGCGCTCGACGCCGCCGGGTGCGCCTTGTCCAGGTCCCAGTCGGTGTCCGTGGTGCCCACGATCCAGTGCCGGCCCCACGGGATGACGAACAGCACCGACTTCTCGGT
Above is a window of Streptomyces subrutilus DNA encoding:
- a CDS encoding serine/threonine protein kinase, whose amino-acid sequence is MVEEYAGRILAHRYRLPVPPSDAYELVETRAFDTRSGQEVLVRQVPLPEVVDAETLDGRRTTARSTPAGDLPAVRRAIEAAQAAAAVADHPRLDQVFDVFAEDGSLWIVSELVPARPLAALIADAPLSPYRAAEVASDVLTALRVLHAQGWTHRNITVRTVLVCDDGRIVLTGLAAGAAEEALCGYDPVPRPPAGEETGWDAGAPHAPAPHAPTPHTPAPGSPGGAGPAAGAPAAGGPPYGPGPYAPDPGGTAGTGLERRPAPGAAPGTGLEPAAFGAGSPEPAPGAGPHAGPPFHHPGPGQPEPGRPPQRPRAPETGYAPLVAPGYDTGPRYTDHITPGRPEDRPDRAERPDLKAAARAGAIAAYRAGAQAAAARVTEQRKAVAEPRPEGSNLPQGYSYPYGGPEGDAPAAWHGATPRRQPALPPAPEPHSLPPARPAPQDGARRDPAPAGPTPPADPAPDPGPHPSPHARPYTDPYTEPQPQPQPPESRAALPAQLALPQGYRQAEAPYGPGPGAGPSEPVRPQPRPTAPEPPAQPAPAAPAAPAAPADGWDGPRTGLDAERARQTRMAVVGAVTERWAPEQAGPVHGHWQLAAPVGPATDLWALGALLYRAVQGHAPYPEDSVGELVEMVCAEPPAFAEECGALRPVVESLLRQDPTERPDFEELRGWLRSLVRSAPEPDAGFGVLPMAEADPARLPVVRRRGDLHGRHRNPAAPRKPLALGRLLLVGVLVLLAGAVAYAMLFLPRSADPQAPGGSAEGPARQSPSQVPTGTPESKPAPQTTTPPPEASAPAPAPAPAGYTTQQDPEHFEIAVPEGWERRGINEAGQVRYTGGQFTLTVVPGRDRVEGNPDPAAYQKDKEQELTPYRTSTWSTVGDVKSTKVGQQLRATGRYTWIDGTGRNVFARNFVVALGGTYHVVMVTGPEDEQGKVTEVFEKATASYKSGG
- a CDS encoding protein kinase domain-containing protein, whose product is MTPAAQHDDGASADAANAAGDGGTDAGSGAERAADPAGPEAAAGADEVTASEDAAAAPGPKPAAQVRSGAAGQPPAEHAPEDGATVKHPPETGEPQAEEPVEKPPAKGAPEDGATAREASGGKAAAKDVPEDAVPGRGVSGGKAPVKDVSGGGSSGKGAAAGAKGLTKEIPAVAQAGAEGAAGAAPVEDAPPAGARPGSEPGAGRASGKDAPGAARARSAKEAVGGSKPAGKGPAAPEDAKPADEGRLLAGRYRLGEVLGKGGMGTVWRAEDETLGRTVAVKELRFSTGVDEDEKRRLITRTLREAKAIARIRSGGAVTVYDVVDEDARPWIVMELIEGPSLAEFVRENGPLTPRRAAEVGLAVLDVLRAAHGQGILHRDVKPSNVLIAGNGRVVLTDFGIAQVEGDPSVTSTGMLVGAPSYISPERARGQKPGPPADMWSLGGLLYASVEGVPPYDKGSALATLTAVMTEPVDPPGNAGPLTDVIYGLLAKDPAQRLDDVRARAMLTAVIDAPEPPPAPAAAPTAEQTRQISLADAKEAAEKAAAEKAEKTAEKAAKKERERREREQRERARAALKSARKAAAVAAAAATAAEAPAKAPESKPKPSPVAAPLTDVMQRRTIVLAIVAVVVVLAAIGSLIAFLVGGDDKGGRTDEGKGAGKPTPAASGGQSPGGSPQGTPQGTAESPAQPPSGTGQQGGAGQQTPGADGGQGQGQTQGQGQGQGSDPGAGGGALPAGYALVSNPGFHFTMAMPEGFKQTATAGENSGGIYSRDGGFPRIQVDHTGSPGNNAKAAWLASVAGTAASSTNYRTIRVDTVDYRGYPTVADWEFEREQKGVKVRVLNRGFKLDDAHGYAIMISCAADQWDGAECTQMRTTAFETFQPLG
- a CDS encoding glycerol-3-phosphate dehydrogenase/oxidase codes for the protein MRTATLGPAERAEALARMAERELDVLVVGAGVVGAGTALDAVTRGLSTGLVEARDWASGTSSRSSKLVHGGLRYLEMLDFALVREALKERGLLLERLAPHLVKPVPFLYPLQHKGWERLYAGSGVALYDAMSISSGHGRGLPVHRHLSRKRALRVAPALRKDALVGALQYYDAQMDDARYVATLVRTAAAYGAHCANRARVVGFLREGERVVGARVQDVEGGGEYEIRAKQVVNATGVWTDDTQALIGERGQFHVRASKGIHLVVPKDRIHSSTGLILRTEKSVLFVIPWGRHWIVGTTDTDWDLDKAHPAASSADIDYLLEHVNSVLSVPLTRDDVQGVYAGLRPLLAGESDATSKLSREHTVAHPVPGLVVVAGGKYTTYRVMAKDAVDEAVHGLDQRVAQCVTEDVPLVGAEGYRALWNGRARIAARTGLHVVRVEHLLNRFGSLTEELLDLIAGDPGLGEPVTGAEDYLRAEIVYAASHEGARHLDDVLTRRTRISIETFDRGTRSARECAELMAPVLGWDEQQIEKEVEHYEKRVQAERESQRQPDDQTADAARLGAPDIVPL